The Desulforhopalus sp. DNA segment GCCGCCTTTGCCGCTTTTATTATGTCTGTCATCTCAACAGAATGTTTGCCAAACAATAAATTTTCCCGGACTGAACTATTACGCAACAGGACGTTTTGCTGAACCAGGCCAATCTGGGAACGAAGACTATCTAAAGTGACATCGCTGATATCGCAATCGTCAATGCGAATGCTACCTTGCAGTGGGATGAAAAAACGAATCAGGAGATGGACTATCGTGCTTTTTCCAGCACCATTTTTTCCGGTTATGGCGATTGTTTCACCTGGTTGGATTTTGAGATTTAGCCCAGCAAAGAGAGGGTCCCTTCCTGGATAGCCAAAACTAACGTCGGTAAAGGTGATTTTTCCTTTAACAGGAGGAAGCACCTTTGCGGCAAGGTATTTTTCTTTCTGCTGTGCGAATACCTCTCCAATTCTTGCGGCGGCAGCCAGGGCGCGTTGGGTTTGGCCATATGCCTCGGCCAGAGCACTTATCGGCCGGGTAAGAAGCAGGCCATAAAGCATTAAACTAACAAGATTGCCGGTGTTTATGCTTCCTGACAAAAACCGATCACCGGCGAGGAGCAGGAAGACGATAATAATTGCACTGGCCATAAATCTCGTTATCGGCGCAAGTTGCGCCTGGGCCTTTATATATTTCTCGGAAGTAGCGAGAAATTCAGCGTTGCTGTTTAAAAACCGCTGCGTTTCAACCTTTTCCCTGCTGAACGATTTTACGAGGGGCAGGGTGCTCAGGTTTTCTTCGGCGATGGAAAAAGTCGCTCCGTATTGCCGCATAAGGTCAACGCTGAGGGGGCGAATTTTCCGGCTAAGAATTTTTGTTATAAGAACAAAAATTGGTATAAGCAGTGTGCTGAGACAGGCGATAAGGGGATTGATCAAATACATGCAAAAAATCGCACCGATAGCGGCCACAAAAAGAGGGATAAGGCCTAGCAGTGTACTATTTACAAAGGTGCTGATGATCGTAGTATCATAAGATAGAAGGGAAAGAACCTGGCCATGTTTGCGTTCATGGAAAAACGTAATTGGTAGGGCCTGCAGGTGCGAAAAGAGATTATTGCGGAGCTTAATGACCATGCGTTCGCTGGCGATGACGGATATAGTTCGGCTGTAATAACCAAGAATTGCCTGAACGAGGATGAGCAATAACCAGAACAACAAAATTTGTTGGTAGTCGAAGGA contains these protein-coding regions:
- a CDS encoding ABC transporter ATP-binding protein/permease, which produces MTDLPTNARLLPLLRQTTPPIKTIVVLVGLMLLENLLSLLSPWLAGQFSEVLLHGSAKISFDYQQILLFWLLLILVQAILGYYSRTISVIASERMVIKLRNNLFSHLQALPITFFHERKHGQVLSLLSYDTTIISTFVNSTLLGLIPLFVAAIGAIFCMYLINPLIACLSTLLIPIFVLITKILSRKIRPLSVDLMRQYGATFSIAEENLSTLPLVKSFSREKVETQRFLNSNAEFLATSEKYIKAQAQLAPITRFMASAIIIVFLLLAGDRFLSGSINTGNLVSLMLYGLLLTRPISALAEAYGQTQRALAAAARIGEVFAQQKEKYLAAKVLPPVKGKITFTDVSFGYPGRDPLFAGLNLKIQPGETIAITGKNGAGKSTIVHLLIRFFIPLQGSIRIDDCDISDVTLDSLRSQIGLVQQNVLLRNSSVRENLLFGKHSVEMTDIIKAAKAAHAYEFISSLPAGFDTIIGDQGVKLSGGQKQRLSLARALLKNPPILVLDEATAMFDPEGEADFIRDNISTLQGRTVIIITHRPATLALADRIYELKDGALSPLS